Proteins from a genomic interval of Paenibacillus sp. FSL R5-0623:
- a CDS encoding amino acid ABC transporter ATP-binding protein, with product MIEFRGVQKHFGHFHVLKDIHLHIEEGEVVVIIGPSGSGKSTLLRCINRLETITEGELVVSGIPLHQKKVDINLFRRDIGMVFQHFNLYPHKKVIDNITLAPMKVRKQPKEQAAATAMKYLTRVGIADKADSYPSQLSGGQQQRVAIARGLAMEPKIMLFDEPTSALDPEMIGEVLDVMRSLAHNGMTMVVVTHEMGFAREVADRVIFMDEGRIVEEANAAEFFDNPREERAQQFLSRLIHH from the coding sequence TTGATTGAATTTAGGGGTGTCCAGAAGCATTTCGGTCATTTTCATGTCCTCAAGGATATCCATCTTCACATTGAAGAAGGAGAAGTCGTTGTCATTATCGGACCTTCCGGCTCCGGCAAAAGCACATTACTCCGTTGTATTAACCGCTTGGAGACCATTACCGAAGGTGAACTTGTCGTCAGTGGGATTCCTCTACATCAGAAAAAGGTGGACATTAACCTCTTCCGCCGTGACATCGGCATGGTATTTCAACACTTCAATCTGTATCCTCACAAAAAAGTCATCGATAACATTACCCTTGCACCCATGAAGGTGCGCAAACAACCCAAAGAACAGGCAGCCGCAACAGCAATGAAGTATCTGACCCGGGTGGGCATTGCCGACAAAGCAGATAGTTATCCATCCCAGTTGTCCGGTGGACAGCAACAACGGGTAGCTATCGCCAGAGGACTCGCCATGGAGCCCAAAATCATGCTTTTTGACGAACCGACCTCTGCTCTCGATCCCGAGATGATCGGGGAGGTCCTCGATGTTATGCGCTCCCTTGCCCATAATGGCATGACCATGGTCGTTGTTACCCATGAGATGGGATTCGCCCGCGAAGTTGCGGACCGGGTCATCTTCATGGACGAAGGCCGAATTGTTGAAGAGGCCAACGCTGCTGAATTTTTTGACAACCCCAGAGAAGAACGAGCACAGCAATTCCTGAGCCGTCTGATTCATCATTGA